In Bordetella holmesii ATCC 51541, the following proteins share a genomic window:
- a CDS encoding DEAD/DEAH box helicase family protein: MLDLDISEFFAADGPLAKAMPGYRPRHAQVELAQAIESAMVDRATLVAEAGTGTGKTWAYLVPAIVQGGKVLVSTGTRTLQDQLFARDLPKVRAALAAPVTVALLKGRGNYLCHYHLDRLQGDERALKSRTEIAQLRQIQVFSGITKTGDRADLAQIPEDADIWQRVTSTRENCLGQDCPRIRDCFVVKARRQAQEADIVVVNHALFMADLVLREEGVTDLLPEVDTVIFDEAHQLPDTATRFLGSSVSTHQLLDFSRALEAAGLAYAREAAKWSDVSRLVETAARELRLVCAGLERMPGRKATFDAMPEPEVFDAALAQLRGVLDAATRALVQVSEKHPDLASAARQGADLCVKLTRWATPPRSGGDEAGWGEDASAPVSDDMAQLAQNAPSWSGPAVRWVEQGQHHVRLHAAPLSVAQAFSRYRKSNQAWVLTSATLSVQGDFGHFTRQLGLSDARTGRWDSPFDYPSQGLLFVPRDMPEPQAPQFAQRFVDSLLPLLEVNPGGALILCTTLRAVDRMAELLAEAFEDAGHDWPLLKQGQSTRRDLLEKFARLKHPVLVGSASFWEGIDLPGDMLTLVAIDKLPFAPPDDPVIEARLRACRAQGGNPFAEYQLPEAAISLKQGAGRLIRTETDWGALMVGDPRLVEKPYGKRLWRGLPPFARTREIGEALAFYGRHVGED, from the coding sequence ATGCTGGACCTGGATATTTCAGAATTTTTCGCGGCCGATGGCCCGCTGGCCAAAGCCATGCCCGGCTATCGGCCCCGTCACGCGCAGGTCGAGTTGGCTCAGGCCATCGAAAGCGCGATGGTCGATCGCGCCACGCTGGTGGCCGAGGCCGGGACCGGAACGGGCAAGACTTGGGCTTATCTCGTACCGGCCATCGTACAAGGCGGCAAGGTGTTGGTGTCTACGGGCACTCGCACCTTGCAGGATCAGCTTTTTGCGCGCGATCTGCCCAAAGTGCGTGCGGCCTTGGCCGCGCCGGTGACCGTGGCCTTGCTCAAGGGGCGTGGCAATTATTTGTGCCACTACCATCTGGATCGTCTGCAAGGCGATGAGCGGGCGCTGAAGTCGCGCACTGAGATCGCACAGTTGCGTCAGATCCAGGTGTTTTCCGGCATTACCAAGACAGGCGACCGGGCCGATCTCGCGCAGATTCCCGAAGACGCCGATATCTGGCAGCGCGTGACGTCCACCCGCGAAAACTGCCTGGGCCAGGATTGCCCGCGGATTCGCGACTGCTTCGTGGTCAAGGCCCGGCGCCAGGCGCAGGAGGCCGATATCGTGGTCGTCAACCACGCGCTGTTCATGGCCGATCTGGTGCTGCGCGAAGAGGGGGTGACCGATTTGCTGCCGGAGGTCGATACCGTCATTTTCGACGAGGCCCACCAATTGCCCGACACGGCAACGCGTTTCCTGGGCAGCAGTGTATCGACGCACCAATTGTTGGATTTCTCTCGTGCGCTTGAAGCGGCTGGTCTGGCCTATGCACGAGAAGCCGCCAAATGGAGCGACGTCAGTCGGCTGGTGGAGACCGCCGCGCGTGAGTTGCGTCTGGTTTGCGCGGGCCTGGAGCGCATGCCTGGTCGCAAGGCGACATTCGACGCGATGCCCGAGCCCGAGGTCTTCGACGCGGCGCTGGCGCAATTGCGTGGCGTGCTGGATGCTGCCACGCGCGCCTTGGTACAGGTTTCTGAGAAACATCCCGATTTGGCGTCTGCCGCGAGGCAGGGCGCCGATCTTTGCGTCAAGCTGACACGCTGGGCGACACCGCCGCGCTCAGGCGGCGACGAGGCCGGCTGGGGCGAGGACGCCAGTGCCCCGGTGTCCGATGACATGGCTCAGTTGGCCCAGAATGCACCGTCCTGGAGCGGGCCGGCCGTGCGCTGGGTCGAGCAGGGTCAGCATCATGTACGGTTGCACGCCGCGCCATTGTCGGTGGCGCAGGCGTTTTCACGTTATCGCAAAAGCAATCAGGCCTGGGTGCTGACGTCGGCCACCTTGTCAGTGCAGGGGGATTTTGGTCACTTTACCCGCCAGCTTGGCTTGTCCGATGCGCGCACTGGCCGTTGGGATTCGCCGTTCGACTATCCGTCCCAGGGTCTGTTGTTCGTGCCACGTGATATGCCCGAGCCGCAGGCGCCACAGTTCGCGCAACGGTTTGTCGACAGCCTGCTGCCCCTGCTGGAAGTCAACCCTGGCGGCGCGTTGATCCTGTGCACGACGCTCAGGGCGGTGGATCGTATGGCGGAGTTGCTGGCGGAGGCGTTCGAGGATGCCGGCCACGACTGGCCCTTGCTCAAACAGGGGCAGTCCACGCGGCGCGATTTGCTGGAAAAGTTCGCTCGGCTGAAGCACCCGGTGCTGGTGGGCAGCGCCAGTTTCTGGGAAGGAATCGATCTGCCCGGGGATATGCTCACGCTCGTTGCCATCGACAAGCTGCCGTTCGCGCCACCCGATGATCCTGTCATCGAGGCGCGTTTGCGCGCCTGTCGAGCGCAAGGCGGAAACCCGTTTGCCGAATATCAGTTGCCGGAGGCCGCGATATCCCTGAAGCAGGGCGCCGGCCGGTTGATTCGCACCGAGACCGACTGGGGCGCGCTCATGGTGGGCGACCCGCGGTTAGTGGAAAAGCCCTATGGCAAGCGTCTGTGGCGGGGTTTGCCGCCGTTTGCCCGCACGCGGGAAATCGGTGAGGCGCTGGCCTTCTATGGCCGCCATGTGGGTGAGGACTAA